A stretch of Acropora palmata chromosome 9, jaAcrPala1.3, whole genome shotgun sequence DNA encodes these proteins:
- the LOC141893343 gene encoding A disintegrin and metalloproteinase with thrombospondin motifs 6-like, producing MMDNAAWIYLLAIFYALQLSVQVTGLPSKNLHHLMTKREIEHYFGVDDHDKVPEYDITHPYQSNEQGDLLSFSMQSHTRNKRDVEPPESAFYKMDAFGSTLHLKLKRNDNLLAPGMTVIRRNRDGTTTAHPAPANTFYHGQVISDPKSIIAVSNHKGLTGMVKTSRETLFVHPLPAHLAKHLPSNGDATPHLIHRRSSNQNRAGYNRETTKDGKRANLKRTGELHYQDAKKYNEESDGLKYKTLKAGYLYAQPLADKYNQQHLSVLGGVENFLALVANIVAGLFQDHSVGKIKITYVLTNISLIDPAEYGFSESTSSIAYKKNKILRKVNQQTVNYDVFSFVSNQNSNGGGVANLNEMCRRITGNVNSDVGIQTALHIAHETAHNMNVHHDSGDCGKEYIMFYRLPVGAHATEWTACSRHALQAFLADEKRSACLDDGISENDTVLDSPFRNSLPGLAIDGDKQCELQIGAGFKRVEREQCTFLKCSNAFGVTMYNGVGPMDGTSCIPGKWCMKGICQSTGVLLTLNNGYWSDWKSEYSPCTRSCGGGVQFISRHCTHPNPKYCPGESRIYRICNPQACPPSSWRFRDQQCADRIPNSRAYLARHLVTCGRLFCVSWPVVRSKGLVLDGTRCTLDEKDTRVCLHGHCRPVGCDNVLDGTVTFDRCGVCGGNGSSCSSPNEFEFDGVPDDYGPENAALITKLLPGTREASFYMTKETTNFLGVQNATGHYLVGGHMGGFQRINASGTVIEYNHSRTGRSKDSLFIANNKATDAVLRVMYIKKEDINSKVKYKYISPTQFKWETGRWSGCSLSCASGIKTRSRRCVRQDFVNDKIINDEACPAPMPNKTEPCNTQPCKAMWKFTEWSVCTKTCGMGQQYRSLQCLEEVTKGNFTQTYKCSIFTQPIGPTERHCNQYPCPMYWNIGNWSKCSTVCAGGQRKRIISCRRINKRGELTTIDDALCRHLSRPASEEACNGSQSCGPPLTACITKPCLNGGSCSENGDKTKYICNCSAGFKGEKCQVPHYFGIACFKHNTGQGIRMLQDLRKDFDPNNTEPTIIKCADLSNERGYRFFALGSNGICYSGPLAEGHYYKLGTTQKKHCVNGVGRVGKAYAYSFEPIPRYKQLGCYVALKNKRNKAFNLMYMNFRGQIIDNKTTIERCLRVAVAKGFTYFSVRNLAVCWSDQKAEENYDKFGPSQFCHNGVGDQRRWSMMVYKITG from the exons ATGATGGATAACGCCGCTTGGATCTACCTCTTGGCCATATTTTATGCTCTTCAATTAA GTGTCCAAGTTACTGGACTTCCGTCTAAG AACCTTCATCACCTtatgacaaaaagagaaattgaaCACTATTTTGGTGTGGACGATCATGATAAAG ttCCAGAATATGACATCACTCACCCGTACCAATCCAATGAACAGGGAGACTTGTTGTCGTTTTCCATGCAAAGTCACACCAGGAATAAACGAGATGTTGAACCACCAGAATCTGCATTTTATAAGATGGACGCATTCGGTTCGACACttcatttaaagttaaaaCGAAATGATAATCTCTTGGCTCCTGGCATGACAGTGATAAGAAGGAACAGAGACGGAACAACAACTGCACATCCCGCACCAGCCAACACGTTTTATCACGGACAAGTCATCTCTGATCCAAAATCAATAATCGCGGTTAGCAACCACAAAGGCTTG ACAGGCATGGTAAAGACATCACGTGAAACACTCTTTGTGCACCCTCTCCCGGCTCATCTGGCAAAACACCTGCCAAGCAACGGAGACGCTACGCCCCACCTCATCCACCGGAGATCGTCAAACCAAAACCGCGCTGGATACAATCGCGAAACGACTAAAG ATGGAAAAAGagcaaatttaaaaagaactgGGGAATTGCATTACCAGGacgcaaaaaaatataatgaaGAATCAGATGGACTTAAATACAAAACTCTCAAAGCAGGATATTTGTATGCGCAACCACTGGCCGATAAATATAACCAACAACACTTGAGTGTCCTAGGAGGAGTCGAAAACTTCTTGGCGCTTGTTGCCAATATT GTCGCTGGTCTCTTTCAAGATCACTCTGTtggaaagataaaaatcaCTTACGTTCTCACTAATATCTCTCTTATCGACCCTGCAGAG TACGGTTTCAGCGAATCTACATCAAGCATTGCttacaagaaaaataagatCCTAAGGAAAGTAAATCAACAAACCGTAAACTATGACGTCTTCAGCTTCGTTTCAAA ccaaaatTCAAATGGAGGAG GTGTTGCCAATCTTAATGAAATGTGTAGAAGAATCACTGGAAACGTCAACAGTGATGTTGGAATTCAGACAGCTCTGCATATTGCCCACGAGACGGCACACAA CATGAACGTTCATCACGATTCTGGTGATTGTGGCAAGGAATACATAATGTTCTATAGGCTGCCAGTTGGTGCGCATGCGACGGAATGGACAGCATGCTCCAGACATGCCCTTCAAGCATTCCTAGCAGACGA GAAAAGATCAGCCTGTTTAGACGATGGAATATCTGAGAATGACACTGTGCTTGATTCACCATTTCGTAACTCACTACCTGGTTTAGCAATTGACGGCGACAAGCAATGTGAACTGCAAATTGGAGCCGGTTTTAAAAGAGTCGAAAGG gAACAATGCACTTTTCTAAAATGCAGTAACGCATTCGGAGTGACAATGTACAACGGTGTTGGTCCCATGGACGGGACGAGTTGTATACCTGGTAAG TGGTGTATGAAAGGAATCTGTCAAAGCACAGGCGTTCTATTGACATTGAACAATGGTTACTGGTCAGACTGGAAAAGTGAATATTCACCATGTACCAGATCCTGTGGTGGAGGAGTTCAGTTCATATCCAGGCATTGCACCCATCCCAA CCCAAAGTATTGCCCAGGCGAAAGCAGAATATATCGAATTTGTAATCCACAG GCCTGTCCACCTAGTTCATGGAGGTTCAGAGATCAACAGTGTGCAGACAGAATACCAAATTCAAGAGCATACCTCGCCAGACACCTAG TTACTTGCGGAAGATTGTTTTGCGTCTCTTGGCCTGTGGTAAGATCCAAAGGACTGGTTTTGGATGGAACAAGATGCACACTTGACGAAAAGGACACGAGAGTTTGTCTACATGGTCATTGCAGA CCTGTTGGTTGTGACAACGTCCTTGACGGCACGGTGACATTCGATCGATGTGGTGTGTGCGGAGGCAACGGAAGTTCATGTTCATCACCGAATGAGTTTGAGTTCGATGGTGTCCCAGATGACTATG GCCCAGAGAATGCAGCCTTGATCACCAAGCTACTACCAGGAACCAGGGAAGCCTCTTtctacatgacaaaagaaacaacaaattttcttg GCGTGCAGAATGCCACAGGGCACTACTTGGTCGGTGGACATATGGGTGGATTTCAAAGAATTAACGCCTCTGGAACAGTAATAGAGTATAATCACAGCCGGACAGGAAGATCCAAAGATAGCTTATTTATTGCCAACAATAAAGCAACAGACGCAGTTCTCAGGGTAATG TACATTAAAAAAGAAGACATCAACTCCAAAGTAAAATACAAGTACATTTCTCCGACACAGTTTAAGTGGGAAACTGGTCGTTGGAGCGGTTGCTCACTAAGCTGTGCGTCAG gtatcAAAACGAGAAGTCGACGTTGTGTAAGACAAGATTTTGTAAACGATAAAATCATTAACGACGAAGCATGCCCAGCACCGATGCCAAATAAAACTGAACCATGCAACACTCAACCATGCAAGGCAAT GTGGAAGTTCACAGAATGGTCTGTTTGTACAAAGACCTGTGGGATGGGCCAACAGTATCGTTCGCTGCAGTGCCTCGAGGAAGTAACTAAGGGTAATTTTACGCAGACGTACAAGTGCTCAATTTTCACGCAACCCATAGGTCCAACTGAAAGACATTGCAATCAATACCCATGTCCCATGTACTGGAACATAGGGAATTGGTCAAAA TGCTCAACAGTTTGCGCCGGtggacaaagaaaaagaatcatTTCGTGTAGGCGAATCAATAAACGAGGAGAACTGACCACTATCGATGATGCTTTGTGTAGACACCTTAGCAGACCTGCTTCTGAGGAAGCGTGTAACGGAAGTCAATCATGCGGAC CTCCATTAACTGCCTGCATTACAAAACCGTGCTTAAACGGAGGAAGTTGTTCCGAGAATGGCGACAAAACCAAATACATTTGCAACTGCTCTGCTGGGTTTAAGGGAGAAAAGTGCCAAG TTCCACACTATTTTGGTATCGCATGTTTCAAACACAACACTGGCCAAGGGATTCGTATGTTACAAGATCTAAGGAAGGACTTCGATCCAAATAACACAGAGCCCACCATCATCAAGTGTGCTGACCTTTCCAATGAACGTGGATACCGATTCTTTGCTTTAGGATCTAATGGAATATGTTACTCTGGACCATTGGCTGAGGGGCACTACTATAAATTAGGAACAACGCAAAAGAAACACTGTGTTAACGGCGTTGGACGTGTAGGGAAGGCGTATGCTTACTCCTTTG AACCGATTCCAAGGTACAAACAACTTGGATGTTACGTTgccctgaaaaacaaaaggaacaaaGCCTTTAACCTGATGTACATGAACTTTAGAGGCCAGATCATCGACAACAAAACTACTATAGAGCGCTGCTTGCGGGTAGCCGTTGCCAAAGGGTTCACTTACTTCTCGGTGAGGAACTTGGCAGTGTGTTGGTCTGATCAAAAGGCAGAGGAAAATTACGACAAATTTGGACCTTCTCAATTCTGTCACAACGGCGTTGGAGATCAACGTAGATGGTCTATGATGGTGTACAAGATCACTG GATAG